The following proteins come from a genomic window of Deltaproteobacteria bacterium:
- a CDS encoding acyl-CoA synthetase: protein MADHGFWNHAQRNPAALALVDAEGGTRTRGELHAAANRIVHGLRALGLGKGDCVAAVLPNDPALLELYLAVCQAGMYLVPINWHLAAPEIAYIVADSEAKVLVAHERFADTVRKAADEAGFPADRRFAIGAIPDFRPFAELTAGQSDAPPAERAAGAVMNYTSGTTGRPKGVRRALPPLDPDTAATLLTGFFAMFGIAPEGGNVHLCGSPLYHTAVLVFASTSLHYGHAVVLLEKWTPELCLAAIERWRVTTSHMVPTQFHRLLALPEETRRCYDVSSVRCMVHAAAPCPPDVKRRMIEWWGPAISEYYAATEGGGTLVGAEEWLKKPGTVGRPWAGAEIKIFDDAGHELPAGAVGTVYMKLGAADFEYYKDRDKTRKNRIGPYFTVGDVGLLDEDGYLFLRDRKADMIISGGANIYPAEIESVFLAHPKVGDVAVFGVPHEEWGEEVKAVVEPAAGATPGPELAAELLAFCADKLARFKTPKSIDFIAEMPRDPNGKLYKRKLRDPHWAGRERSI, encoded by the coding sequence ATGGCGGACCACGGCTTCTGGAACCACGCGCAGCGCAACCCGGCTGCCCTCGCCCTGGTCGACGCCGAGGGCGGCACGCGCACGCGCGGCGAGCTGCACGCGGCGGCCAACCGGATCGTCCACGGGTTGCGCGCGCTCGGGCTCGGCAAGGGCGACTGCGTGGCCGCCGTGCTGCCGAACGACCCCGCGCTGCTCGAGCTCTACCTCGCCGTCTGCCAGGCCGGCATGTACCTGGTGCCGATCAACTGGCACCTGGCGGCGCCCGAGATCGCCTACATCGTCGCCGACAGCGAGGCGAAGGTGCTGGTCGCGCACGAGCGCTTCGCCGACACGGTCCGCAAGGCCGCCGACGAAGCCGGCTTCCCGGCCGACCGGCGCTTCGCGATCGGGGCGATCCCGGACTTCCGGCCCTTCGCGGAGCTGACCGCCGGGCAGTCCGACGCACCTCCCGCCGAGCGCGCGGCCGGCGCCGTCATGAACTACACCTCGGGCACGACGGGGCGCCCGAAGGGCGTGCGCCGCGCGCTGCCCCCGCTCGACCCCGACACCGCCGCCACCCTCCTGACGGGTTTCTTCGCGATGTTCGGGATCGCGCCCGAGGGCGGCAACGTCCACCTGTGCGGCTCGCCGCTCTACCACACCGCCGTACTGGTCTTCGCCTCGACCTCGCTCCACTACGGCCACGCCGTCGTGCTGCTGGAGAAGTGGACGCCCGAGCTCTGCCTCGCGGCGATCGAGCGCTGGCGCGTCACCACGAGCCACATGGTGCCGACGCAGTTCCACCGCCTGCTCGCGCTTCCCGAGGAGACGCGCCGCTGCTACGACGTCTCGTCGGTACGCTGCATGGTGCACGCGGCCGCGCCCTGCCCGCCCGACGTGAAGCGCCGCATGATCGAGTGGTGGGGCCCGGCGATCAGCGAGTACTACGCGGCCACCGAGGGCGGCGGGACGCTGGTCGGCGCCGAGGAGTGGCTGAAGAAGCCCGGCACGGTGGGCCGCCCCTGGGCCGGCGCCGAGATCAAGATCTTCGACGACGCCGGCCACGAGCTCCCGGCCGGCGCGGTCGGCACCGTCTACATGAAGCTCGGCGCCGCCGACTTCGAGTACTACAAGGACCGGGACAAGACGCGCAAGAACCGGATCGGGCCCTACTTCACGGTGGGCGACGTGGGCCTCCTCGACGAGGATGGCTACCTGTTCCTGCGCGACCGCAAGGCCGACATGATCATCTCGGGCGGCGCCAACATCTATCCCGCCGAGATCGAGTCGGTCTTCCTGGCGCACCCGAAGGTGGGCGACGTCGCGGTCTTCGGGGTTCCGCACGAGGAGTGGGGCGAGGAGGTGAAGGCGGTCGTCGAGCCGGCGGCGGGCGCCACGCCCGGCCCGGAGCTGGCGGCCGAGCTGCTCGCCTTCTGCGCCGACAAGCTCGCCCGGTTCAAGACCCCGAAG
- a CDS encoding acyl-CoA synthetase, whose product MHFNIADLYESIADRVGERTALVCGPQRRTYAELEERSNRLAHALAARGLGPGDHVSLYMTNCAEYVETMLACFKIRAVPINVNFRYVEDELRYLLDDSGSKAVFHTRELSPRVAAVRARCPKLRVVVAVEDGSAADLAGAERYEALLAEGSPARDFPERSPKDLWIVYTGGTTGMPKGVMWEHEDWFFAGMMGGNPMGPQPARPEEVAARAAEKPPQALMSAAPLIHGAGQLASWIAMMQGYRACLAPRFDPKLVWQTVQDERVLSLSIVGDAMARPLAELLDEPGVSYDLSSLRILSSAGAILSATVKAQLQAHFPELVIMDNFGSSESGSQGVDAGGGRVEGGMRFRMNEHTVVLDDEGRVIAPGSGQTGRVALRGRVPVGYWNDPEKSARTFLEYGGVRHVVVGDFARPEADGTITVFGRGSQCINSGGEKIFPEEVEGALKSHPDVFDALVVGLPDARWGEQVAAVVQLRPDRAPAAEEVIAHCRKQLAGYKVPRALHVVPEIQRSPSGKADYPWAKRTAAALQAEDAS is encoded by the coding sequence ATGCACTTCAACATCGCCGACCTCTACGAGTCGATCGCAGACCGCGTGGGCGAGCGCACGGCGCTGGTCTGCGGCCCGCAGCGGCGCACCTACGCGGAGCTCGAGGAGCGCAGCAACCGGCTCGCCCACGCGCTCGCGGCGCGCGGCCTCGGGCCCGGCGATCACGTCTCGCTCTACATGACCAACTGCGCCGAGTACGTCGAGACGATGCTCGCCTGCTTCAAGATCCGCGCCGTCCCGATCAACGTGAACTTCCGCTACGTCGAGGACGAGCTCCGCTACCTGCTCGACGACTCCGGCTCGAAGGCCGTCTTCCACACCCGCGAGCTGTCGCCGCGCGTCGCCGCGGTGCGCGCGCGTTGCCCGAAGCTGCGCGTGGTGGTCGCGGTCGAGGACGGGAGCGCCGCGGACCTGGCCGGCGCCGAGCGCTACGAGGCGCTGCTCGCCGAGGGCTCGCCCGCGCGCGACTTCCCGGAGCGCTCGCCGAAGGACCTCTGGATCGTCTACACGGGTGGCACGACGGGCATGCCGAAGGGCGTGATGTGGGAGCACGAGGACTGGTTCTTCGCCGGGATGATGGGCGGGAACCCGATGGGCCCCCAGCCCGCACGGCCCGAGGAGGTGGCGGCGCGCGCGGCGGAGAAGCCGCCGCAGGCGCTGATGTCGGCGGCGCCGCTGATCCACGGTGCGGGCCAGCTCGCCTCCTGGATCGCGATGATGCAGGGCTACCGCGCCTGCCTGGCGCCGCGCTTCGACCCGAAGCTCGTCTGGCAGACGGTGCAGGACGAGCGCGTGCTCTCGCTCTCGATCGTGGGCGACGCGATGGCGCGGCCCCTCGCGGAGCTCCTCGACGAGCCCGGCGTCTCCTATGACCTCTCGTCGCTGCGGATCCTCTCGTCGGCGGGCGCGATCCTGTCGGCGACGGTCAAGGCGCAGCTCCAGGCGCACTTCCCCGAGCTCGTGATCATGGACAACTTCGGCTCCTCGGAGAGCGGCTCGCAGGGCGTGGACGCGGGCGGGGGGCGCGTCGAGGGCGGCATGCGCTTCCGGATGAACGAGCACACGGTCGTGCTCGACGACGAGGGACGCGTGATCGCGCCGGGCTCCGGGCAGACCGGGCGGGTGGCGCTGCGCGGGCGCGTGCCGGTCGGCTACTGGAACGACCCGGAGAAGAGCGCGCGCACCTTCCTCGAGTACGGCGGGGTGCGGCACGTCGTGGTCGGCGACTTCGCGCGGCCGGAGGCCGACGGCACGATCACGGTCTTCGGCCGCGGCTCGCAGTGCATCAACTCGGGCGGCGAGAAGATCTTCCCCGAGGAGGTCGAGGGCGCCCTGAAGTCGCACCCCGACGTCTTCGACGCGCTGGTCGTGGGGCTCCCCGACGCCCGCTGGGGCGAGCAGGTGGCCGCCGTCGTGCAGCTCCGGCCGGACCGTGCGCCGGCCGCGGAGGAGGTGATCGCGCACTGCCGCAAGCAGCTCGCCGGCTACAAGGTGCCGCGCGCGCTCCACGTGGTGCCCGAGATCCAGCGCTCCCCGAGCGGCAAGGCCGACTACCCCTGGGCCAAGCGCACCGCGGCGGCCCTGCAAGCCGAGGACGCGAGCTGA
- a CDS encoding thiolase domain-containing protein encodes MAERCAVVGIGQTHHTARRDDVSIAGLVREAAERALADARLDWGDIEAVVVGKAPDMFEGVMMPELYLADALGAAGKPLLRVHTAGSVGGSTAIVAASLVQAGIHRRVLTVAFEKQSESNAMWALTVKTPLQAAVVAGAGGYFAPLIRAYMQRSGAPDDTGIRVAVKDRANALKNPYAHVRDATLSFDAVAASPMLWDPIRFHETCPSSDGACALVLSSDAALPETAHPPAWVWSTAMRSEPTQFAGQEKVNPLAGRACAKAVYDKAGIRDPRREIDCAEIYVPFSWFEPMWMENLGFAPEGSGWRMTYEGATALDGDLPVNMSGGVLSSNPIGASGMLRFAEAALQVRGQAGEHQVDGARTALGHAYGGGSQFFAMWIVRGQRP; translated from the coding sequence ATGGCCGAGCGCTGCGCCGTGGTCGGGATCGGGCAGACGCACCACACGGCGCGCCGCGACGACGTGTCGATCGCGGGCCTCGTGCGCGAGGCCGCCGAGCGCGCGCTGGCCGATGCCAGGCTCGACTGGGGCGACATCGAGGCCGTCGTCGTCGGCAAGGCGCCCGACATGTTCGAGGGTGTGATGATGCCCGAGCTGTACCTGGCCGACGCGCTCGGCGCGGCGGGCAAGCCGCTCCTGCGCGTACACACGGCCGGCTCGGTCGGCGGCTCGACCGCGATCGTCGCGGCGAGCCTGGTGCAGGCCGGCATCCACCGGCGCGTGCTCACCGTCGCCTTCGAGAAGCAGAGCGAGAGCAACGCGATGTGGGCGCTCACCGTGAAGACGCCGCTCCAGGCGGCGGTGGTGGCGGGCGCGGGCGGCTACTTCGCGCCGCTGATCCGCGCCTACATGCAGCGCAGCGGCGCGCCCGACGACACCGGGATCCGCGTCGCGGTGAAGGACCGCGCGAACGCGCTCAAGAACCCCTACGCGCACGTGCGCGACGCGACCCTGAGCTTCGACGCGGTGGCCGCCTCGCCGATGCTCTGGGACCCGATCCGCTTCCACGAGACCTGTCCGTCCTCGGACGGCGCCTGCGCGCTGGTGCTGTCGAGCGATGCGGCGCTGCCGGAGACCGCGCACCCGCCGGCCTGGGTCTGGTCCACCGCGATGCGCAGCGAGCCGACCCAGTTCGCCGGCCAGGAGAAGGTGAACCCGCTGGCCGGGCGCGCGTGCGCGAAGGCCGTCTACGACAAGGCGGGGATCCGCGATCCCCGGCGCGAGATCGACTGCGCCGAGATCTACGTGCCCTTCTCGTGGTTCGAGCCGATGTGGATGGAGAACCTGGGCTTCGCACCCGAGGGCTCGGGCTGGCGCATGACCTACGAGGGCGCGACGGCGCTCGACGGCGACCTGCCCGTCAACATGTCGGGCGGCGTGCTCTCGTCGAACCCCATCGGGGCTTCGGGCATGCTGCGCTTCGCCGAGGCGGCGCTGCAGGTGCGCGGGCAGGCCGGGGAGCACCAGGTGGACGGGGCCCGGACCGCCCTCGGCCACGCCTACGGCGGCGGCTCGCAGTTCTTCGCGATGTGGATCGTCCGCGGGCAGCGGCCCTGA
- a CDS encoding thiolase domain-containing protein, with translation MREVAIVSFAQSKHARRDLRNEVEILMPVVHEAVERSGIARPFDFTCSGSTDFLQGQPFAFVLALDAAGAWPPIPESHVEMDAAWALYEAWVKIQTGEAETALVYGFGKSSPGDLPEVLSRQLDPYVLAPLWPDAVSLAALQARAWLEKTGRSEGDLAAVAARSRRDAKANPYATVAGDFEVAKLLAEPPVASPLRRHDCAPISDGAAALVLVAGERARQVCRRPAWIRGIDHRIEPHALGARDLTSSPSTRLAGEQAGVGRAPVDLAELHAPFTHQEWILREALGLGEDVVINPSGGALAANPMMAAGLVRIGEAARRIHEGGARRAVAHATSGPCLQQNLVCVLEGE, from the coding sequence ATGCGCGAGGTCGCGATCGTCTCCTTCGCCCAGTCGAAGCACGCGCGGCGCGATCTGCGCAACGAGGTCGAGATCCTGATGCCGGTGGTGCACGAGGCGGTCGAGCGCTCGGGCATCGCGCGTCCCTTCGACTTCACCTGCTCGGGCTCGACCGACTTCCTGCAGGGCCAGCCCTTCGCCTTCGTGCTCGCGCTCGACGCCGCGGGCGCCTGGCCGCCGATCCCCGAGTCGCACGTCGAGATGGACGCCGCCTGGGCGCTCTACGAGGCGTGGGTGAAGATCCAGACCGGTGAGGCGGAGACGGCGCTGGTCTACGGCTTCGGGAAGTCGTCGCCCGGCGACCTGCCCGAGGTGCTCTCGCGCCAGCTCGATCCCTACGTGCTGGCGCCGCTCTGGCCCGACGCGGTGTCGCTGGCAGCGCTCCAGGCGCGCGCCTGGCTCGAGAAGACGGGGCGCAGCGAGGGCGACCTGGCCGCGGTGGCGGCGCGCAGCCGCCGCGACGCGAAGGCGAACCCCTACGCGACCGTGGCCGGCGACTTCGAGGTCGCCAAGCTGCTCGCCGAGCCGCCGGTTGCCTCGCCGCTGCGCCGCCACGACTGCGCGCCGATCTCGGACGGCGCCGCCGCGCTGGTGCTGGTGGCGGGCGAGCGCGCCCGCCAGGTCTGCCGGCGTCCGGCCTGGATCCGCGGGATCGACCACCGCATCGAGCCCCACGCGCTCGGCGCGCGCGACCTCACGAGCTCGCCCTCCACGCGGCTCGCCGGCGAGCAGGCCGGTGTGGGCCGCGCGCCGGTGGACCTGGCGGAGCTGCACGCACCCTTCACGCACCAGGAGTGGATCCTGCGCGAGGCGCTGGGACTCGGCGAGGACGTCGTGATCAACCCCTCGGGCGGGGCGCTCGCAGCGAACCCCATGATGGCGGCGGGCCTGGTCCGGATCGGCGAGGCGGCCCGGCGCATCCACGAGGGAGGAGCGCGCCGCGCGGTGGCCCACGCCACCTCGGGCCCGTGCCTGCAGCAGAACCTGGTCTGCGTGCTGGAGGGGGAGTGA
- a CDS encoding TetR/AcrR family transcriptional regulator, whose product MARPRQADPAAGAGSRAARAPLPGTPVPTGARLAANQIKRMRRIVDAAVALAEGGGFEAVRLRDVAERSDVALGTLYKYFRSKEDILLFALDEEVGRLEQGLLARPPAGASPFERAADFFGRTSRALIGRPALTRAMIRALTGTEELAFKVAAFQLRIARLVAAALRGAPADLAAPLDASIGSARERAAAQTLMHVWFSALVGWSAGLHTERGVVEQVRVAAELVLGTGGR is encoded by the coding sequence ATGGCCCGCCCCCGCCAGGCCGACCCCGCCGCTGGTGCCGGCTCCCGTGCCGCGCGCGCGCCGCTGCCTGGAACGCCCGTGCCGACCGGTGCCCGGCTCGCGGCCAACCAGATCAAGCGCATGCGCCGGATCGTGGACGCCGCGGTCGCGCTGGCCGAAGGGGGTGGCTTCGAGGCGGTGCGCCTGCGCGACGTGGCCGAGCGCTCCGACGTCGCGCTCGGGACGCTCTACAAGTACTTCCGCTCGAAGGAGGACATCCTCCTCTTCGCGCTCGACGAGGAGGTGGGCCGGCTCGAGCAGGGCCTGCTCGCGCGCCCGCCCGCGGGCGCGAGCCCCTTCGAGCGCGCCGCGGACTTCTTCGGCCGCACGAGCCGGGCACTGATCGGCCGCCCCGCCCTGACCCGCGCCATGATCCGTGCCCTCACCGGCACCGAGGAGCTGGCGTTCAAGGTCGCGGCCTTCCAGCTCCGCATCGCGCGGCTCGTGGCGGCGGCGCTGCGCGGCGCGCCGGCCGATCTCGCCGCGCCGCTCGACGCCTCGATCGGGAGCGCGCGCGAGCGCGCCGCCGCGCAGACGCTCATGCACGTCTGGTTCTCGGCGCTGGTCGGCTGGTCGGCCGGGCTGCACACCGAGCGCGGCGTCGTCGAGCAGGTGCGGGTGGCGGCGGAGCTGGTGCTCGGGACCGGGGGACGCTGA